From the genome of Solidesulfovibrio carbinolicus, one region includes:
- a CDS encoding MucR family transcriptional regulator, translating to MEEYLKAALEIVKAQASVRTMTDDEITSMLRNVAAGIQAAAEAEAAPTDAATPAMDPSKAVKESSVVCLECGKSFKVLTKKHLAAHNLTPEEYRAKYGYKKGAPLAAKSLQRERRKKMKDMRLWERRRKVAQ from the coding sequence ATGGAAGAATACTTGAAAGCCGCCTTGGAAATCGTCAAGGCCCAGGCGTCGGTCAGGACCATGACCGACGACGAGATCACCTCAATGCTGCGTAATGTGGCGGCGGGCATCCAGGCCGCGGCGGAAGCGGAGGCCGCCCCGACCGATGCCGCCACCCCGGCCATGGACCCGTCCAAGGCCGTCAAGGAAAGCAGCGTGGTCTGCCTGGAGTGCGGCAAGTCCTTCAAGGTCCTCACCAAGAAGCACTTGGCGGCGCACAACCTGACCCCAGAGGAATACCGGGCCAAGTACGGCTACAAGAAGGGAGCCCCCCTGGCGGCCAAGTCCCTGCAACGGGAACGCCGCAAGAAGATGAAGGACATGCGCTTGTGGGAGAGACGGCGCAAGGTCGCTCAGTAG
- a CDS encoding inorganic phosphate transporter, whose protein sequence is MPDLPILLVAVVIIALIFDFTNGAHDSANAIATIVSTKVLSPMTAVLMAGALNLFGAFLGTSVAHTIGSGIIRPELVTGSQCLVLAALLGAIFWNLLTWYLGLPSSSSHALIGGLIGSGIAFGGWSAPSYDSICSKVLIPLFLSPVAGFASGYLLMVLLSWMVVRASPGRVNFLFKKLQILSSAFMATSHGLNDAQKTMGIITLALFSFHQIPEMTVPFWVKLSCALAMGIGTASGGWKIVKTMGHKIFKLEPIHGFAAETAAAAVISGASALGAPISTTHIISTAVIGVGASKRLSAVRWGVAGRLVVAWVLTIPASAIVAALCYWALEMVGLAA, encoded by the coding sequence ATGCCTGATCTGCCCATTCTCCTCGTGGCCGTGGTGATCATCGCGCTCATCTTCGACTTCACCAACGGCGCCCACGACAGCGCCAACGCCATCGCCACCATCGTCTCCACCAAGGTGCTCTCGCCCATGACCGCCGTGCTCATGGCCGGGGCGCTCAACCTCTTCGGCGCGTTTCTGGGCACCTCGGTCGCCCACACCATCGGCAGCGGCATCATCCGGCCCGAGCTTGTCACCGGCAGCCAATGCCTGGTGCTGGCCGCGCTTTTGGGGGCCATCTTCTGGAACCTCCTCACCTGGTACCTGGGCCTGCCCTCGTCGTCGTCCCACGCGCTCATCGGCGGTCTCATCGGCTCGGGCATCGCCTTCGGCGGCTGGTCGGCCCCAAGCTACGATTCTATTTGCAGCAAGGTTCTCATCCCGCTTTTCCTTTCCCCCGTGGCCGGCTTCGCCTCGGGCTACCTGCTCATGGTGCTGCTGTCCTGGATGGTGGTGCGGGCCTCGCCAGGACGGGTCAACTTCCTGTTTAAAAAGCTCCAAATCCTGTCCTCGGCCTTCATGGCCACCAGCCATGGCCTAAACGACGCCCAGAAAACCATGGGCATCATCACCCTGGCCCTGTTCAGCTTCCACCAGATCCCGGAAATGACCGTGCCCTTCTGGGTCAAGCTCTCCTGCGCCCTAGCCATGGGCATCGGCACGGCCTCGGGCGGCTGGAAGATCGTCAAAACCATGGGCCACAAGATCTTCAAGCTCGAACCCATCCACGGATTCGCCGCCGAAACCGCCGCCGCCGCCGTGATAAGCGGCGCGTCGGCTCTGGGCGCGCCCATCTCCACCACCCACATCATCTCCACTGCCGTCATCGGCGTCGGCGCCTCCAAACGCCTGTCCGCCGTGCGCTGGGGCGTGGCCGGCCGGCTGGTCGTCGCCTGGGTGCTCACCATCCCGGCCTCGGCCATCGTGGCGGCGCTGTGCTACTGGGCGCTTGAGATGGTTGGATTGGCTGCGTAA